GTCTCGTGGGCTCGGAGATGTGTATAAGAGACAGGTGTTAACGTGCTGGTCCAGGAGGTTGCGCAGGTGGTTGGCGGCGTGGGTCATCACGTCCAGGGCGGAGGAGAAGGGGGGCGCGTAGGCGTGGTCCATGTCCGCCAGCTGGTCCACCGTCATGGCCGAGTAGACCGCGCAGGCCAACACGTCCAGCCTCTTGTCCACCTGGCCGGCGCCGAAGAGCTGTCCCCCCAGCACCCGGCGGGTCTTACGGTCCGCCACGATGCGGATCACCACCGGGCCGGAACCCTCCATGAAGTGGGGCTTGTCGGAGCCCGTCACGGTGACCCCCACGGGGTCAAAACCCGCCTGCCTTGCTGCCTCTTCCGAAAGGCCCGTGCGGCCCACGGTGTGCTTGAAGAACCTCATGACGGCGGTCCCTATGATCCCGTTGAACTGGCCTCCCACCCCCGCTATGTTGTCCGCTATCACCCGGCCGTGCCGGTTGGCGGTGGACCCCATGGGCTGCCTTGCAGGACCTCCGGTGACGCGGTTATAGGTCTCCACGCAGTCTCCCCCGGCGTATATGTAAGGATCGCTGGTCCGCATGGAGGGATCCACCTTAACCCCTCCCGCGGCGCCTATCTCAAGCCCCGCGTCCTTAGCCAGCTGGGAGTTGGGCCTCACACCCACGCTGACCAGGGCGAGCTGGGCGCTTATGGTCCCCCGGTCTGTCACCACCCCCGACAGGACCCCGCAGCTTCCCTCGAAGCCCTCCACCTTGCAGGAGGGGATGAACTCCACCCCATAGCTCCTTATGGCCTTGGCCAGCCGGGCCCCGAACTCATGGTCCAAAAGAGCCGCCAGGGGACGGTCCAGGAGCTCCACCACCGTAACCCTTACGCCCCTCTTGGCCATGGCCTCCGCCGCCTCCAGCCCCACCAGGCCGGCGCCCACCACCACCGCCTCCTTGACGGTCCCGCCGTCCAGGGCAGAACGGATCTCAAGGGCGTTCCTGGGGGTCCAAAGGGGGCTCACCCCGTTGAGGTCTATCCCCGGCAGGTCCGGCATCACCGGGGAGGCGCCGGTGGCAAGCACCAGGTAGTCGTAGGGAAGCTCCTTGGCGCCGCCGGTCTCAACGTCCACCATCAAGACCGCCTTGCGGGAGCGGTCTACGCCGGTGGCCATGTGGCCGGTCAAAACATGGATGCCCTTCACGTTGCGGAAGAAGTTGGCATCCCTTATGACCCCCGCGGGGGTGGACAGTAGCTCCTTGAAGTCCGGCACCGCACCCTCCAGGAAGAAGGGCATCCCGCACGCCGCATAGCTTAAGGTATCGGACTTGTCCACTATGGTTATGTCCCAATCGGGCCTTAGCCGCCGAAGCCTGGACGCCGCCTTGGCCCCACAGGCCACACCGCCTACCACCACCACCCGTTTCCCGCCCGTTCCGCTCACGCAGGACACCTCCTCACCGATGACATCTCCCCCGGGCTGAGCAAACCAACATACCGCAGGGGGTATATCTACGGGGCAATGTTATGACCTAAAAGGGGGTCTGTAAAGGGGGAGGGGATGCAAAAAAAAGAAGGCCCGGGGGAGCGCCGGACCTTCCGCAAGCCACAAGAAGGAGACCAATGTAATGGGTTAGGTACTAAGATCCCGGTATGACTTGGCTTAAACCATCTTGTAAGCCCCGGACTTGGAGCGGCATATGGGACACTCCTCTGGGGCCTCCTTGCCCTTGTGAACATGGCCGCAGACGGTGCAGACGAAGAACTCGTCCCCGTCGTCGGTGCCCAGCTTGTCCAGCACCTCCTGGAAGAGCTTGGCGTGCACCTTCTCCGCCTCGTTGGCGTAGGTGAAGGTCCTCACCGCCTCATCGTTGCCCTCCGCCTTGGCGTCCTCGATGAAGGGGGGGTACATCTGGGTGTACTCGTAGGTCTCGCCGCCCACCGCGGCCTTGAGGTTCGACGCGGTGTCCCCTATGCCTCCAGCGGCCTTGAGATGCCCGTGGGCGTGTATGGTCTCCGCCTCCGCCGCGGCAAGGAACATCTTTGCCGCCAGACGGTGCCCCTCCTTCTCCGCCACCTTGGCGAAGGCCAGGTACTTGCGGTTGGCCTGGGACTCTCCCGCAAAGGCGCTCATCAGGTTGTCGTGGGTCTTCATGCCTCTCATCCTCCTCCTCTTCCTCCTGTATTCAATTCAAAGGGCCCTTGCCATTCTACCCCCTCCCGGGATTCAAGGGCAGCCAAATTGAAACGGTTTTTATTTACACCAACTCCCCCGGCCTGTCAAGCCCCTAAAGAAGTTCATAAAGACATAAAAAAACGGGGCCCCCAAGGCCCCCGCGGGTCTTAGCGTCCCTCGGCCCCAAAGCCCTAGGGACGCCGGAACTCCCTTTTTATCACCTCAAAGAGGGGATTGTCCTTCCTCGGCGGAGTCGGCTTAAGGCCCTTCTCCACCGCCTTCCAGTAGGACTCCCCAAGGCCCCCGGCGCCTATCTCGTAGTCCATGCCGTCCCACTGGTCCTCCCGGAAGGCGTAAAAGGCCCAGTGGAGCTTCCGGCGGTTCATGAAGGATATGAGATCCCCGAAGTACCGCTCCGCCCCTTTGTTCCTCCTGTAACAGCCGAACTCCGCCACCACCATCCGGTTGGGGGGTATCCGGTTCTCCTCGGCCCATCGAAGAAATGGTTCGAAGTACCTCTGGAGCCTTGACCGGTCCCACCTCTCCACCTTGCCCCCGTAGGGAACCTCTCCGGGGTAGGAGAACCCCTTGCGCTCAGAGAAGTTCCGGTGGCTGGTGAACTCGTAGGGCTCGTACATGTGCACCGCGTACAGCACCTTCCGGTCCTCAAGGGCCGAGGGCCAGTAGGTGAAGGCGTCGGGCCTTGCAAAATACCCGGAGTCCACCATTATGGGGGTATCCCCGTCCACCTCCCTTATGGCGGCTATCACCCGTCTGTAAAACTCGAAGAGGTCCGAAGGGGTCCCCCGATGCTTCCGGTACCAGGCCCTGTACTCCTCCACCGAAGCGGTCTCCTCAAGGCCGGAACGGAACTCCGGCACCGGCTCGTTTATTATGTTGTACCCCCCCACCGCTGGGTTGTCCTTAAGCTCCCTGGCGAGGTCCCTCCAGAAGGCCTCCGCCTGGGCCCAGTAGGCAATGTCCCGCCAAAGCCTCATGTCCCTTACGCCGCCGTTGTTCTGGGCCCAGCGGCTGCCCGGAAGGGTCAAGGGGGCTATGACCACCTTGATGCCCCTCTCCTGGGCCCAGCGAAGCACCTTCTTCAGCTTATTGAGATCCGCCCGGGAGAGCCCCCGGTAGCGGTCCGCGTCCTTAAGGAGGAAGTCCCGCCCCTCCCCGTCCCACTTGTCGTAAGCCAGCCTGACCCACTGAACCCCAAGGGCCTTGGCGGCGTCGAACCACTCCTCCGTGGGCTCGTGGTTGAAGAAGTTGGCCCCCTTCCTCTGGATGTCCCAAAAGGCTATCTTCTCCCCCGCCAAGGCGGAGCATGGACCGATCCACAGCCCAAAGGCCAACAAGGCCCCCGCCATGAGGCCGCCAACGCACGGCGAAAACAAACGAATCAACGGCACTTAAGCACAACTCCCCTCATAAAAATCATCCGCCCAGGGCGCCGCCACATAGTTCAACTAAAGTCCCAAACAACCCTCCACCCCAACGACCCTAAAAGCCTTTGAGGTGAAGACGCCGTCCTTGGGGCAAGAGGGAAGCGCTGCCATCCCGTCTTCAAATGGCCTAGGCCAATGTCCACAAACTACCTAAGCTTCGAGGATGGCGCAGCTTCGCTTCCGGCATCATCCCCCGAAGGGAACTCGTCTTCTTTGCCAATCTAAAATGTAAAATCCAAAATCCTTAAGGCCCCGGGGGCCGGGAAAGGATTGCGTTCTATCCCCACTTGTCTTATCAGCGCAATATCTCCGGTAAGGCCAACCCGCCAGGACGACTGACAAACCCACGGCTCAACCCAAGGGCCCCCATGGGGTTTGGTTTCTGGTTACGCCCTCTACCGCCAAACCTCAAGGGGCCGGCGCCAACATGACCCCACGGGGGGCATGGCCCCGTAAAATCAAAAACGCCGAAGCCATGGACATGACCCACACCAGCACACCCGGATCTCCCACAAGAACCGCCCAAAGGCCCAAATCAAAGGCCAATTTCCAAAATTACAAAACTCTAAATTTCTAGCCCCAAGGGGCCACGCCCCCACTAGCTCCGGAGAGCTCCATGCAACCAGCAAAGCCAGTGGATGGGAGCAAAACCTCCACAGGGCATTAAAATCATTAAAAGCAAAACCGCCGGAGCCGCCCCAAAAAGCTACTTCTTCTTCGGGGGAAGCTTCTTATCTTTATCCTTGTCCTTGTTAAGCACCTTCTTCAACTTGTTGAGCTCCGCCCTGGAAAGCTCCCTGGGGCTTCGGACGCCATGGGACGCCGCCCCGTGGATCCCCTCATACCAGGTTCCCTCGCCCTCCAGGGGAGCTAAAAGGCCGCTTGAGCCGCTAAAACGCCCCAGATTCTCCATCGCCGCACCATCAAAGGCCAAGAGCACCCCGGAAGACCCGCTCCACAAGGCGCTTAAAGCCCATAGGGCAAGGCCCCACAGGGCGGAACGAAGCCAACGCGACAAGAGCTTACCCCCGGCCCGGAAATGCAAGAAACCCAACCTCAACGACACTTCAAAGCCCCCTTCCTCGTCTTTGAGACCCCATGACTTACTTTGATTTTAATTTTGTTGAAGCCATGGGGGCCGGGGGAAGATTATATGACATTTAAGGGGAAATTACCATATGTGATGTGAATTCAAGGGCTACATGAATTTCGCAAGAGCCGCCAAAACCCCGATCTCAGCCAGAACTTCACAGGCCCCCAGCACATCTCCGTTAACTCCACCCATCCTTCGGTTCATCCAAACCGCCACCAGGGCCCCCAAAAGGCCAGTGAAGCCCATGAGCCCCACGATAAGACGCGGCGGGGCAAAGGCCCCGAAGGGGACGCACCAGAGTGTCCCAAGGGCCAGGTGGCGCAGCTTGATCCGCCCCACAAAGACCCTGCCAAGCCCCGAGCCCCAAGGGTATTTCCCAAAGAAGGCACAGACCAGGAGGGAAAACCGCCCCAAAGCGCCGCCTAGGGCTAGCCCCAGGGGCAGGCGGAGGCCATGCAGATCCCCGCAGGCGGAGCACCAGATTAAAAGGCCGAACGCCAATCCCATGACCCCGAAGGCGCCGGAGCGGCTGTCCTTCATGACCTCCCGCATGGCCTCGCCCCTTCGGCCGGAGCCAAGGCCGTCCCATAGGTCCGCGAACCCATCTAAGTGCAGCGACCAGCCCAAAAGGGCGTAAGCCCCTCCCGAAATGGCCCCCACCAAGAGGTCCGGCGCCCCATCTCGAATACCAAGGACCGCCGCCCCCACCGCAAGGCCCATGAATCCCCCCACCAGTGGGGCCATGGCAAGCACCCCCGGCTGGTCCTCCGACGGGTACCGATCCCCAAGCCTTGGCAGCCGGGTAAGCAGGTTCCACATGACCGAAAAGCCCCGGGGTATGAAGAAGAGGTATCCCATCATCCCTTCAGCCATATGGGTATCCCCGCGGCAACCAAAGCCACCCGGTGGCAAAACCCCGCCGCCAAAGAGTTGGCCGTTCCCTGGAGCTCCTGGAAGCGCCGACCCATTGGGTTAGTGGGCACCAGGGAGAAGCCCACCTCGTTGGACACCACCACCATCCGTCCCTTGACGGGGGCCCTGAAGAGGGCCTCCGTCATCCCAAGGGCCCTGCCAAAAAGATCCCTCCAGCCCTCCAGGGGACCGTCAAAGGCGGGATCTGCAAGGCAGATCCGGCTGAGCCAAAGGGTAAGACAATCCACCAGGACGTCCCCATCGAAGGACCTTACGGCCGCCTCCAACTCCTCGGGACGCCCCTCCCAGGTGAGCCACCCCGCAGGACGCCTCATCCGATGAAGCCTCACCCGCTCATCCATCTCACGGTCCAACACCTCCGCGGTGGCGCAGTAAAGCACCGGGCCTTCGGCCCTCACCAGGGACTCCGCAAGGCGGCTCTTGCCGCTCCTTACGCCTCCCAAGATCAAAACCCTCTCCACTGGAACCGCACCCCCTTTTAGGCTATTATTATACGAAATAGAACTGGTTAAAGGAGATTAAAAAAATTGAACAAGCTGCCCATAAACCCATCCATCACCGATTCACTAATGGCGTACCGTTTTCTGAAGCTCCGGGTAAGGCACACCCCCACGGAGATCTCCAAGCCCTTAAGCGCCCTTACCGGCGCCCAGGTATACCTGAAATGGGAGAACCAGCAGCTATGCGGGGCCTTCAAGGTCCGGGGGGCCCTCTTCAAGATGCACAGCCTGGACCAGGAGAAGAGGGCCAAAGGGGTGGTGACCGCCTCCAGCGGCAACCACGCCCAGGGGGTCGCCATGGCGGCTAACTCCCTAGGGGTTAAGGCCGTCATATGCGTGCCCTCCACGTGCCCTGATACGAAGAAGGAGGCCATATCAAGGCTCGGAGGACAGTGGGTGGAGCTAAAGGTGCTGGAGGGCTCCTACGACCAAGCGGAAGAGGAAGCCTTGAGGCTCTCCAGGCAGGAGGGAATGGAGTTCATCTCCGCCTTCGAGGACCATCACATAGTATGTGGAGCCTCCACCATAGGGATCGAGATGATGATGGACCAGCCGGATCTGGACGTGATAATAGTCCCCGCCGGCGGAGGAGGGCTCATGAACGGGGTAGCCCTGGCGGCCTGCCACCTGCGCCCCGGCATCCGGGTATACGGGGTCCAGTCCGAGGCGTCCAACCCATACGTGGTGTCCTGGGAGGACGGGGTAGTAAAAGACGTGGAGTACCTTCCCACCCTGGCGGACGGCCTTGCGGGGTACATCCCCCAGAGCCTTTTGGACCTGGCCAAGACCCGCATGGCGGGGATGCTGCAGGTGACCGAGGTCTCCATCGGGAGGGCCATGGCGTTCCTCCTGCACCATCACCACCAGGTGGTTGAGGGCTCCGGGGCGGTGGGGGTGGCGGCCCTGCTGGAGGGGGCCATGGACCTAAGGGGACTGAAGGTTGGGATAATCATCTCCGGCGGGAACGTGGACTCCCACCGGCTCCTCCAGGTGTTGGAGCAACACTTGGAGGAGGTTAAAAACCTGTAAGGGCTACTCCCCCTGTTCCTGCCCCTGGGGCACCAATATGTTAAACAGGTTGTCTATTATCTGTTCCTGTATCTGACCGCCCACATGGTCCCCGCTGGAACCGCCGGTGGGGACCTCTATGTTAAGCCTGATCTCCCGCTCGTCCTTCTTGGTTCCTCCCGAGGGGCCCGTCTCCCTGGGCCGGCTGGGGGAGTAGACCTTGAGATTGCTTATGGTTGGGTTGGATACCGTGCCCTTCACCTGAAAGGACACGTCCCGGAACTGTCCGCTGGCCCAACCCCCGATGGCGCCGCTCAACACGTTCCGCAACAACGACTGGGTGTTCAATCCAGCGGAGACCACCCCGCCTATCACTCCGGCAATGGCGTTAAGCCCCCGGGAGTTTAGGTTGCCGTAGCAGTTGATGTCCAGGGCCCCGGCACCGAACACGGAGCCGTCGAACATCATGTACCGGTAAAGCCGGTCCCCCGGCGGGGAGGATATGCGGCTGCCGGGCAATATAAAGAGGTCCGCCCCTTCGAGCTCACAGGAGACCCCAAGATCCTTGTAGGATACCTTTTTGCCCCCAATGGCGGCCTCCATGGCGGGCTCAAACCCCCAGAAGCTCCCGTCCCGCAGGGACAGCTTCCCACGGCCCCGCTTGGTGCTGGTCCGGTTCACGTCCCCCTGCAGCGAGAGGGTGAGGTTCCCCTTGCCGGCCCCCTTCAGCTTCCTGCCCGGGTACAGATCCTCCCATACCCCCGCCAGGTCGAAGCCCTCAACCCACAGGTTGCCCCCGTACTTGGTGGAGGCCATTTCCCGGGAAAACTGCAGCCTCACCGCCCCCCCGTAGGCGCTGCCCCGTCCGTCCTCCACCACCAGGTAACCGCCCCCATAATAGAACGGGAGCCTCAGGTTATCCACCTTCAGCCCCCTCACCACCAGGGGGCTGAAGGTCATCACGCCTCCACCGGAAAGGCCCTTCTTATAGGTTATCTCCGCCGCAAGATCCGCCACCCCCGACAGGGGCACCCCGCCGAACCGGAGCTTGCCCAGCGCGTCTTCCACGTCAACTCCCTTACCCCTCACCGAAAGGGCAAGGGATGGCACGTCTCCATCCAGGATCAGCCGGCCCTTGGCGGATATGCTGCCCCCTCCCATGGAAGCGGTGGCGGACTCGATCACCAGCGCCCGCCGGTCCCCCCGAGCGGAGATGTGGACGCCGCCTAAGTAAACACCGCTGAAGGAGAGCCCTTCCACCTTACCCTTAAGGGCTATCTCCTCCCTGCCGTCCTTGGAGGAGACCGTCACGACGCCTGAGAACTTACCCCGACCCAAACCCTCCAGGGGAGATCCCTTGGCCCCGATGGAGATGTCCCTCACGGCGGCCTTCAACCTCAAACCCTCTCCCCCGGAGGCGCCCGAAAGGTTCACCCCGCCGCCCAAGAGCTCCCCCGCCATGGAGGGGATCTCCCAGCGGCCCTTGGATACGCGAACCTCCCCGGACAGGTTTCTCACCGGAAGGCCCAAGGCCCATATGGATCTTCCGGAAACCTGGACGAAGGCCTGGAAGGAGTTCCCTCCTCCGCGGACCCGGATGCCCAACGACACGGGCCCCTTAAGCTTAGACCCCAAACCATCCAGGGCCCCCAATGCCTCCAGGGGCACCGACGGCACCGAGCCCGAAAGGTTCACCTGCCCCTCCTTGGCCTCCCCCTTCAGCGAAAAAGGGACGCCGAAGGCGGTGCCCCGCACCTCCAGGCCCTCAATCCCGCCGCCTCCATGGCTCACACCCCTAAGGCCGAGATTCCTTATGGGAACCCCATTCAGGGACACGTTCCCAGACGCGTCGAAGACAACCACCGGAGATCTCCTGCTGCCCCTCAGGGTGAACCTGCCGGCCAGCTCGCCCGACGCCGGATCCCCCAGGAACTGCTTCGCCGGAAGGCCCTTGAAAGCCCCCTGGGCCACAATCTCCCCCCGACCTCGAAGGTCCGTAATGGATCCGGACAGGGAGAACATCCCGCCCATTAACCCAAAGGCCAGGTTTGACACCTTGAGAAGCCCCTTGGAACTTAGAAACTCCCCATCCAGGGAGATCCCCTCCATCTTCACCCTCTTGCCCCCAAGGGTCATCTCAACGGTCCCCCCGGAGGAGATGAGCCCTATTCCCAACCCCTTTTCCTTTGAATAGGAAAGCTTGAAGGTGCCCCTTAAAACACCCTTGGGCTCCAACCCCGCCAGATCCGGGAAACGGCCCTTCAACACCCCAATGTCCAAGCCCCGAAAGGGACCTCCTATGGACAGCCTGTGGCCCTGCAAGCTGCCGGAGAAGGAGGCATCAATCCCCGTCCATTTGGCGGATCCCGAAAGCCCCGTGCCGGAGGGTAAGATCTGCGCCTTAAGTCGAAGGTTCTTAAGGGCCTCCCCCGCCAGGGTGACCGCCGCCCCAGAGGCGTTCACATTGCCCGATAGCTTCCCGCCGGAGTAGACCAGGTCCGCGGACACCTCCTCCATGACCCCCTTGGACGCCTCAAGCCAAGGAAAGGTCTTGCGCCAGGCCTCCAGACCAAAGGGCCCCCCGGAAAGCCGAAGCCTCAAGCTCCAAGGGCTTCCCATCTGAAGGTAAACCCTGCCGGAGAGGGAGGTCCCGTTCATCTCCCCTTCATCCACCATCAAGGTAAGCCTTTTGCTCGACAGGGTCCAAGGCCCCCGAAGAGATTTTATTAAATATCCATTTAAATTCAAATCCTCCCCCCGCCCCTTGCCGTCCGCCACCAGCGCCGACGGGGTTCCCTTCAGGTCAAAATCGGTCCAGATCCGCCCCTCCAGGGAGTTCATCCAACCGTACCGCCTGCCGAGGGCCCAGAGGAGGCTCCTAAGTTTGGGAATTTCAATCCCCCTGACGGAACCGGATAGCTCCATGGGGTTTTCCAGGGTCCCCCGCACCTCCAACTCTCCCCCATGCAGCTTGAGCTCCAAGGACACGTCCCGCTGTAAGGCGCTGGAATTTTGAACCCTTAAGACCTCCCCCTTGGCGGATATGGGACCGCCGGCGAAGGTCCCTTCCAGCGAGAACCGGTACCCCTCCTGGGGAAAGCGAAGCCTCCCCCTTTCTATGACCAGGGGGCCCTGGGAGGTGGTTAGCACCCCATCCCTCAACCTTATCTCATCGAAGGGCATCCTCTCCCCGGACTTTCCCTTGGTTCGAACGGACCTCATCACGTCCAAATCCCCCTGGAGGGAGTAAAATTGTACCGAAGACAGCCTAGGCTTCCCCCTCACAAGATCCAGAAGCGAAAGGGTAAGCCGCAGGGTTCGGGCCTTAAGGATGGTACGGCCCCGGGAATCCCTTACCACCACATCCGACGCGTCGTAACCCGCAAGGGGGTTCCCTGAGAAGGCTCCCGCCGCCATGGAGCCCCCGAAGGAGTCCTTAAGACCCCGGGACAGGGCGTCCTGAACGTGGCGGCTGTATAGGTCGCTCTTGCGAAGCGCCGTGGACAGGGGCACCGCCGCAAGGGCGATGGCGGCAAAGGCACCAACCAGGACCGCCAGGACCTTGAAGCCCCTCATGGGACCACCTCTCTTTTTTTAAGCTTAGAATACGAAACATCCCTCCACGGGACCGTTAGATTTTATCACGGGAAAGGCGGGTTTAAAATTGGAAACCAGATTGGCTAAGGGGCTTGAAGGAGTAAGGGAAGAGCTCGAATCCTCCCGGCTAAAGGGGGTTGGGATAATATTCTCCGGAAGTCCCGGGAGCGTGTTGTTGGCCAGGATCGCCGAAGAGGTTATGGGCAAGGATCGGGTCAAGCTGATCCTCGTAGAGTCCCCCCTCTGGCACCAGGGGGCCCTGGAGTTCGCCGCCCGATGGGCCCTAGAGTTTAGGGGTCAAACTATTAGGGTGAGGATCAGGGAGGATGAGATCCAGGAGATCCTGAAAAACCAACCGGATCGCTGTTACCGGTGCAGAAAGGCCATTCACCGGGCGGTGGCGGCGGCCCTGCCGGACCGATGGGGAATATGCGACCCCCTCACGGTGGAGACCCTGAGAACCCAGAAGTTCGGCACCAGGGCCTGTTCCGAGGACCGGGTCATGGTGCCCCTTGGGGACCACGGCATAGGGAAGGCCGAAGCCATAGGGGCTCTATCCATGATGGGCCTGCGATGGGAGGGCTACCGGGGGGTAAAATGCCTGACCCACATGATATCCCCGGGGCTCAAACTCAGCGTCCAGCACCTAGGAAGGCTGAAGGTCCTTGGGGAGGCGCAACAGAGCGCCCTTGGGATGTACTCTTTGGTCCTGATGGACCCCGACACGGTGGTGCTGAAGCCCCTTTCGGACAGGCGTTGGGGCTGGGAGCCCGTGAGGGACAGACTTCTGGAAGGCGGGTTCAAGAGAGTGCTCTTGGACGTCACCGGTTCAGCCCAGCCCACAAAGCCGGAGGATCTAACTGGGTGGAGGATCCCCATAAGGCTCCTGCCCCAATCCCCCTTCGAATAGCCCTGATCCCTAGT
This DNA window, taken from Thermanaerothrix sp., encodes the following:
- a CDS encoding FAD-dependent oxidoreductase: MSGTGGKRVVVVGGVACGAKAASRLRRLRPDWDITIVDKSDTLSYAACGMPFFLEGAVPDFKELLSTPAGVIRDANFFRNVKGIHVLTGHMATGVDRSRKAVLMVDVETGGAKELPYDYLVLATGASPVMPDLPGIDLNGVSPLWTPRNALEIRSALDGGTVKEAVVVGAGLVGLEAAEAMAKRGVRVTVVELLDRPLAALLDHEFGARLAKAIRSYGVEFIPSCKVEGFEGSCGVLSGVVTDRGTISAQLALVSVGVRPNSQLAKDAGLEIGAAGGVKVDPSMRTSDPYIYAGGDCVETYNRVTGGPARQPMGSTANRHGRVIADNIAGVGGQFNGIIGTAVMRFFKHTVGRTGLSEEAARQAGFDPVGVTVTGSDKPHFMEGSGPVVIRIVADRKTRRVLGGQLFGAGQVDKRLDVLACAVYSAMTVDQLADMDHAYAPPFSSALDVMTHAANHLRNLLDQHVNTCLLYTSPSPRD
- a CDS encoding rubrerythrin family protein, which translates into the protein MRGMKTHDNLMSAFAGESQANRKYLAFAKVAEKEGHRLAAKMFLAAAEAETIHAHGHLKAAGGIGDTASNLKAAVGGETYEYTQMYPPFIEDAKAEGNDEAVRTFTYANEAEKVHAKLFQEVLDKLGTDDGDEFFVCTVCGHVHKGKEAPEECPICRSKSGAYKMV
- a CDS encoding glycoside hydrolase family 5 protein codes for the protein MPLIRLFSPCVGGLMAGALLAFGLWIGPCSALAGEKIAFWDIQRKGANFFNHEPTEEWFDAAKALGVQWVRLAYDKWDGEGRDFLLKDADRYRGLSRADLNKLKKVLRWAQERGIKVVIAPLTLPGSRWAQNNGGVRDMRLWRDIAYWAQAEAFWRDLARELKDNPAVGGYNIINEPVPEFRSGLEETASVEEYRAWYRKHRGTPSDLFEFYRRVIAAIREVDGDTPIMVDSGYFARPDAFTYWPSALEDRKVLYAVHMYEPYEFTSHRNFSERKGFSYPGEVPYGGKVERWDRSRLQRYFEPFLRWAEENRIPPNRMVVAEFGCYRRNKGAERYFGDLISFMNRRKLHWAFYAFREDQWDGMDYEIGAGGLGESYWKAVEKGLKPTPPRKDNPLFEVIKREFRRP
- a CDS encoding adenosylcobinamide-GDP ribazoletransferase, with product MAEGMMGYLFFIPRGFSVMWNLLTRLPRLGDRYPSEDQPGVLAMAPLVGGFMGLAVGAAVLGIRDGAPDLLVGAISGGAYALLGWSLHLDGFADLWDGLGSGRRGEAMREVMKDSRSGAFGVMGLAFGLLIWCSACGDLHGLRLPLGLALGGALGRFSLLVCAFFGKYPWGSGLGRVFVGRIKLRHLALGTLWCVPFGAFAPPRLIVGLMGFTGLLGALVAVWMNRRMGGVNGDVLGACEVLAEIGVLAALAKFM
- a CDS encoding bifunctional adenosylcobinamide kinase/adenosylcobinamide-phosphate guanylyltransferase, with the translated sequence MERVLILGGVRSGKSRLAESLVRAEGPVLYCATAEVLDREMDERVRLHRMRRPAGWLTWEGRPEELEAAVRSFDGDVLVDCLTLWLSRICLADPAFDGPLEGWRDLFGRALGMTEALFRAPVKGRMVVVSNEVGFSLVPTNPMGRRFQELQGTANSLAAGFCHRVALVAAGIPIWLKG
- a CDS encoding threonine/serine dehydratase: MNKLPINPSITDSLMAYRFLKLRVRHTPTEISKPLSALTGAQVYLKWENQQLCGAFKVRGALFKMHSLDQEKRAKGVVTASSGNHAQGVAMAANSLGVKAVICVPSTCPDTKKEAISRLGGQWVELKVLEGSYDQAEEEALRLSRQEGMEFISAFEDHHIVCGASTIGIEMMMDQPDLDVIIVPAGGGGLMNGVALAACHLRPGIRVYGVQSEASNPYVVSWEDGVVKDVEYLPTLADGLAGYIPQSLLDLAKTRMAGMLQVTEVSIGRAMAFLLHHHHQVVEGSGAVGVAALLEGAMDLRGLKVGIIISGGNVDSHRLLQVLEQHLEEVKNL